A region from the Linepithema humile isolate Giens D197 chromosome 1, Lhum_UNIL_v1.0, whole genome shotgun sequence genome encodes:
- the nvd gene encoding cholesterol 7-desaturase nvd, translated as MTMLEWYVGIAGTLLALIYFAYFFKFNWIRDLRAENRKIGSVCVGSKNRKVGKLPPVYPNGWFVLLESLQLKKNQVKHVSALGENFAVFRTEKGVVNILDAYCPHLGANMAEGGRVKGDCLECPFHSWTFRGADGFCDNVPYAEKVPHIARVRTWKCCEVNHLIFVWYHAESIEPDWQPQPQPCISNGSWRFQGRNEFLINCHIQDIAENGADYAHLNALHSPAMFFSGWLKPWLARHSWTNARWRPHCSYSDTDAETDAKTEAASAEVRVKLNGTSIHQISNHPAENGITRREKHKAGMQMRHALILLERFTLLAFDVYVELTGPGYVELMLDSPFGRICILQTVTPVEPLLQRVTHQIYSPPLIAPYAKVVFLGECLMFKRDVEIWNHKQFQRQPILVREDRAIVAYRRWYSQFYSAQSPTYQNATKSLQW; from the exons ATGACGATGTTGGAATGGTACGTCGGAATCGCGGGCACCCTGCTGGCCCTCATCTACTTCGCGTACTTTTTCAAGTTTAATTGGATCAGA GATCTGCGAGCAGAAAATCGGAAAATCGGTAGTGTTTGTGTGGGATCGAAAAATAGGAAGGTGGGTAAACTACCACCGGTTTATCCTAACGGATGGTTCGTTCTGCTCGAAAGTTTACagttaaaaaagaatcaaGTGAAACACGTGTCCGCTCTTGGAGAGAATTTTGCAGTATTCAG AACCGAAAAAGGCGTTGTCAACATTTTAGACGCGTATTGCCCGCATTTGGGGGCGAATATGGCCGAGGGTGGTCGTGTCAAAGGAGATTGCTTGGAATGTCCTTTTCACAGCTGGACGTTTCGCGGAGCGGATGGTTTCTGCGACAACGTGCCTTATGCCGAAAAAG tGCCGCACATTGCGCGAGTGAGAACCTGGAAGTGCTGCGAAGTGAACCACCTCATCTTCGTCTGGTATCACGCTGAATCCATCGAGCCGGACTGGCAGCCCCAGCCGCAACCATGCATCTCCAACGGGTCATGGCGCTTCCAAGGTCGCAATGAATTCCTCATTAACTGTCACATACAG GATATAGCTGAAAATGGGGCCGATTACGCGCATCTCAACGCCCTACACAGTCCGGCAATGTTTTTTTCTGGCTGGCTAAAGCCTTGGCTGGCACGGCATTCGTGGACCAACGCGAGGTGGCGACCGCACTGCTCGTATTCCGATACGGACGCAGAAACGGACGCGAAAACGGAAGCGGCGAGTGCGGAGGTGCGAGTGAAATTGAACGGCACGTCGATTCACCAGATTTCCAATCATCCCGCGGAGAACGGAATCACCAGGCGGGAGAAGCACAAAGCCGGCATGCAGATGCGCCACGCTCTAATTCTGCTGGAACGCTTTACCTTGCTCGCGTTCGACGTGTATGTCGAATTGACCGGACCAGGCTACGTCGAGCTGATGCTCGACTCGCCGTTCGGCCGCATATGCATCCTGCAGACGGTCACGCCGGTCGAACCGCTGTTGCAACGAGTGACCCATCAGATCTACTCGCCACCCCTAATAGCGCCCTACGCGAAAGTGGTCTTTCTAGGCGAGTGCCTGATGTTCAAGCGCGACGTCGAGATCTGGAATCACAAGCAGTTTCAGCGACAGCCCATCCTGGTGCGCGAGGACCGTGCTATTGTTGCGTACCGCCGCTGGTACTCGCAATTCTATTCCGCTCAGAGCCCGACATATCAAAATGCTACGAAGAGCTTGCAGTGGTAG
- the LOC105674666 gene encoding cytochrome P450 6j1-like, whose amino-acid sequence MEIVILFLILVGIVAYYFYLVRNYNYWRDRGIPCARDVLPGFGHMWPVVSLKMSMHDLIRCIYDSHPNCSMVGLYDKTVPALVVREPELVKTVMQTNFASFAENQLKLDSQLDPLLSLNPFFTAGNVWITSRKRFTHAFSGMRLKLLFDCVERVCEKFENYLDRKLKSGALEVELKDLFSRYTGEVVADAAFGVEGFCFEDDIRRESFLTIGRSIFEPSFLSKIVQTLNFFLPQFNRIFQMPFLPKEADRFFRDIVKQVLQHRQRESVRRNDFFQLMMDLEKSANNHYDEEVLASHALGFFFDGYETSSITMSFIGYQLARHPQIVQKLRDEVESVLARYDNQLTYESLKEMTYMDQVINESQRLYSALAIFGKICTEEIELKGSDGLSCRVRPGTLILMSVDGLHRDPKYWREPHIFDPDRFAADKKAEITKYTFLPFGEGPRICVGMRMGLLQMKACLATLVRKYTLELSPKTKEPLKMLPGSFLTAPVGGLWVNIKRL is encoded by the coding sequence ATGGAAATCGTCATACTTTTCTTAATTCTCGTTGGAATCGTGGCGTATTACTTTTATCTGgttagaaattataattactggCGTGATCGCGGTATTCCCTGCGCGAGGGATGTTCTTCCCGGATTCGGGCATATGTGGCCGGTGGTTTCCCTGAAGATGAGTATGCACGATCTCATCCGATGCATTTACGACAGTCATCCGAATTGCAGCATGGTCGGCTTGTACGATAAAACAGTTCCCGCGTTGGTTGTACGCGAGCCGGAACTAGTGAAGACGGTGATGCAGACGAACTTCGCGAGCTTCGCCGAAAATCAGTTGAAGCTCGATTCTCAGCTGGATCCGCTGCTTTCTCTGAATCCTTTCTTTACGGCCGGCAACGTGTGGATCACATCTAGGAAGCGCTTCACGCACGCGTTCTCCGGCATGAGATTGAAGTTGCTGTTTGACTGCGTAGAACGGGTGTGCGAGAAATTCGAGAACTACTTAGACCGGAAGCTGAAGAGCGGTGCGCTAGAAGTCGAGCTAAAGGACTTGTTCTCCAGGTACACCGGCGAGGTAGTGGCTGACGCTGCTTTCGGCGTGGAAGGTTTCTGCTTCGAGGATGATATTCGTCGAGAGTCTTTTCTCACGATCGGTAGATCGATATTTGAGCCGAGCTTCCTCAGCAAGATCGTGCAGACtcttaatttctttctgcCCCAGTTCAACCGGATCTTCCAGATGCCGTTTTTGCCGAAAGAAGCGGATCGTTTCTTCCGCGACATCGTCAAACAGGTGTTGCAGCACAGACAGCGAGAGAGCGTGAGAAGGAACgacttttttcaattaatgatGGATCTGGAGAAAAGCGCGAACAATCACTACGACGAGGAAGTACTCGCCTCTCACGCTCTCGGCTTCTTCTTCGATGGTTACGAAACGTCCAGTATCACGATGAGCTTTATCGGCTACCAGCTAGCCCGACATCCGCAAATTGTTCAGAAACTCCGCGACGAAGTGGAGAGCGTGTTGGCTAGATATGACAATCAGCTGACCTACGAATCCTTGAAAGAGATGACATATATGGATCAGGTGATCAACGAATCGCAGCGGCTCTATAGCGCGTTGGCTATCTTCGGCAAGATCTGCACTGAAGAAATCGAGCTGAAGGGCTCGGACGGACTGTCCTGCCGTGTGCGACCGGGAACGCTCATCCTGATGTCCGTCGACGGCCTGCACAGAGACCCGAAATACTGGCGTGAACCGCATATCTTTGACCCGGATCGATTTGCAGCGGATAAAAAGGCGGAGATCACAAAATACACTTTTCTACCGTTTGGCGAAGGCCCGAGAATCTGCGTAGGTATGAGAATGGGTCTGTTGCAAATGAAGGCTTGTCTGGCTACGTTAGTAAGAAAGTATACCTTGGAGTTGTCGCCGAAAACCAAGGAACCCTTGAAGATGCTGCCTGGCAGTTTTCTAACGGCGCCTGTCGGTGGATTGTGGGTTAATATTAAACGTCTTTAG
- the LOC105674664 gene encoding cytochrome P450 6a2-like, which translates to MSIILISLILGALVALYFYLTQNFKYWQKRGIPCPNGAWPVVGHMLPVVCMRTTASEHIAKIYKDYKNQSLVGFYNFSSPSLIVIEPELVKTVLQTNFASFNKNSFQADPDLDPLVAHNPFSLTGDKWLAARKRLTYAFSSMRLKILLENVKPVCVLFENYLDSKISKTGKVELELKDLFSRFTAQVVANAGFGVDGYCFDDEKENVSFRKIGAAILEPNLRTKIVFTIIFVAPVLKKLLKLRFIPKHIDHFFRTLVAELIEQRRTDKIPRNDFLHLMVELEKLEGDKFDLEIIASHALSFVVDGYETSSTVMSFVVYQLATHSEVQEKLREEIVSVLNKYNDEITYEGLKEMTYMDQILSETQRLTPAAGFLTKICTEEFELKGSDGLVCRVQPGTQVQICLDGLHNDPQYWSNPEIFDPERFTPENKQSINRFAFLPFGEGPRICPGMRMAVLQIKAGLAAFLRKYSLELSPKTKVPLEMIPGSILPSPIGGLWATIRKL; encoded by the coding sequence ATGAGCATCATACTGATATCTCTGATTCTCGGAGCGCTTGTAGCTCTGTATTTCTACCTGacgcaaaatttcaaatattggCAGAAACGTGGAATTCCGTGCCCGAATGGAGCCTGGCCAGTGGTCGGTCATATGCTGCCGGTAGTCTGCATGAGAACGACAGCCTCCGAGCATATTGCCAAAATTTACAAAGACTATAAAAACCAGAGTTTAGTTGGATTCTACAATTTTTCGTCACCGTCGTTGATAGTCATCGAACCAGAATTAGTGAAAACGGTGCTGCAGACGAACTTTGCgagttttaacaaaaattcctTTCAGGCCGATCCGGATTTGGATCCTCTCGTGGCGCACAATCCCTTTTCTTTAACCGGTGATAAATGGCTAGCCGCCAGGAAACGTTTGACTTACGCGTTCTCCAGTATGCGATTGAAAATCCTACTGGAGAACGTTAAACCGGTGTGTGTGTTGTTCGAAAATTATCTGGACAGCAAAATAAGCAAAACTGGAAAGGTGGAGCTGGAGCTCAAGGATCTGTTTTCAAGATTCACCGCGCAAGTGGTGGCTAACGCTGGTTTCGGCGTGGACGGATATTGCTTTGACGATGAGAAAGAGAACGTGTCTTTTCGAAAAATCGGCGCTGCTATTCTAGAGCCAAATCTACGAACTAAAATCGTGTTTACCATAATATTTGTCGCCCcagtgttaaaaaaattattaaaattaagatttatacCGAAGCACATCGATCACTTCTTTCGCACTTTGGTCGCGGAACTTATAGAGCAAAGAAGAACGGACAAGATACCCAGAAATGATTTTCTTCACTTGATGGTTGAATTGGAAAAGCTAGAAGGTGATAAATTTGACTTAGAGATAATAGCGTCTCATGCGTTGTCGTTTGTCGTGGATGGCTATGAGACTTCCAGTACAGTTATGAGTTTTGTCGTCTATCAATTAGCTACTCACTCAGAAGTACAGGAGAAATTACGCGAAGAGATTGTATCGGTGCTCAACAAGTACAATGATGAAATCACATACGAAGGCTTGAAGGAAATGACTTACATGGATCAGATTCTTAGTGAGACGCAGAGACTTACACCCGCGGCGGGATTCCTGACGAAGATTTGCACGGAGGAGTTCGAGCTAAAAGGATCCGACGGACTCGTGTGTCGCGTGCAGCCCGGAACTCAAGTTCAGATTTGCTTAGATGGTTTGCATAATGATCCTCAATATTGGAGTAATCCCGAGATATTCGATCCCGAGAGATTCACACCGGAAAATAAACAGAGCATTAACAGATTCGCCTTTCTTCCTTTTGGCGAGGGTCCACGTATCTGTCCGGGAATGAGGATGGCTGTGTTGCAAATAAAAGCGGGTCTGGCTGCATTCTTGAGAAAATACAGCTTGGAGCTTTCGCCTAAGACAAAAGTTCCCTTGGAAATGATCCCCGGTAGTATTTTACCATCCCCAATAGGTGGTTTATGGGCCACCATTAGAAAACTTTGA
- the LOC105674681 gene encoding cytochrome P450 6j1-like: protein MTIMLVSLILGAFAALYYYLTQNYKYWQKRGIPCADGALPGVGHMLPAICFRTSFPELFNKIYNDNKNRSMVGFYNFTSPSLLVIEPQLVKTVLQTNFASFNKPIFPIDPDLDPLTALNPFALTGDKWLAARKRLTYAFSSMRLKILLESVKPVCVLFENYLNNKLSKTEKIEVELKDLFSKFTAQVVAGAGFGVDGYCFNEEKENLSFQKIGAVILEPNLRTKIATMLIFLVPSLNKIFKISFVPKHVDNFFRTLVAELMEQRRKDAIPRNDFLHLMTELEKQDGIKFDVELLTAQALSFVLDGYETSSTVMSLVGYQLAVHQEIQKKLREEVMSVFKKYDGEITYEGLKEMTYMDQVLNESQRIIPTIGFQGRICTEEFELRGSDGLICRVQPNTEIRISIDGLHHDSRYWNNPEIFDPERFNSENKQNIDRFAFLPFGEGPRICPGMRMALLQIKAGLATLLRKYSLELSPKTKLPLQMTPGVILASPKGGLWVKIRQL, encoded by the coding sequence ATGACTATCATGCTGGTGTCTCTGATTCTCGGAGCGTTCGCAGCTTTGTATTACTATCTGACGCAAAACTACAAGTATTGGCAGAAACGTGGAATTCCGTGCGCGGACGGGGCCTTGCCAGGAGTTGGTCATATGCTGCCGGCAATCTGTTTTAGAACATCTTTTCCCGAACTTTTTAACAAGATCTACAATGACAATAAAAATCGCAGCATGGTTggcttttacaattttacatcaCCGTCGTTACTAGTCATCGAGCCGCAATTAGTAAAAACAGTGTTGCAAACAAACTTTGCCAGCTTTAACAAACCCATTTTTCCAATTGATCCCGATTTGGATCCTCTTACGGCGCTAAATCCTTTTGCCTTGACCGGCGATAAGTGGCTAGCCGCCAGAAAGCGTTTGACTTATGCGTTCTCTAGCATGAGATTGAAGATTTTACTGGAGAGCGTCAAACCGGTGTGCGTATTGTTTgagaattatttgaataataagcTAAGTAAAACCGAAAAAATAGAAGTTGAGCTGAAGGATCTATTCTCAAAATTCACCGCGCAGGTAGTGGCTGGCGCTGGTTTCGGCGTGGACGGATATTGCTTTAACGAGGAAAAAGAGAATCtgtcttttcaaaaaatcgGTGCGGTTATTCTAGAGCCAAATTTACGGACCAAGATCGCgacaatgttaatatttttagtcccgtcattaaacaaaatatttaaaataagttttgtGCCGAAGcatgttgataatttttttcgcacGTTAGTGGCGGAACTTATGGAGCAGAGAAGAAAGGACGCGATACCTAGAAACgattttcttcatttaatgACTGAATTGGAAAAGCAGGATGGCATTAAATTTGACGTGGAGCTACTAACCGCTCAAGCTTTGTCGTTTGTCTTAGATGGGTATGAGACTTCTAGTACAGTTATGAGCCTTGTTGGCTATCAATTAGCCGTCCATCaagaaattcagaaaaaattaCGTGAAGAGGTAATGTCTGTGTTCAAAAAATACGATGGTGAAATCACATACGAAGGCTTGAAAGAGATGACTTATATGGATCAAGTTCTGAATGAATCGCAAAGAATTATACCCACGATAGGATTCCAGGGCAGAATCTGCACGGAAGAGTTCGAGCTGAGAGGGTCCGATGGGCTTATTTGTCGCGTACAGCCCAACACTGAAATTCGGATATCCATTGATGGTTTACATCATGATTCTCGATATTGGAACAACCCCGAGATATTCGATCCTGAGAGATTCAATTctgaaaataaacaaaacatCGATCGATTCGCCTTTCTTCCCTTCGGCGAAGGTCCACGTATCTGCCCGGGAATGAGAATGGCTTTGCTGCAAATAAAAGCGGGTCTGGCTACATTATTGAGGAAATATAGTTTAGAACTTTCTCCCAAGACAAAACTGCCTTTGCAAATGACCCCCGGAGTCATTTTAGCATCCCCGAAAGGCGGTTTGTGGGTCAAAATCCGACAgctttaa
- the LOC105675087 gene encoding cytochrome P450 6j1-like, producing the protein MTIMLVSLILGAFAALYYYLTQNYKYWQKRGIPCPDGALPGIGHMLPAITLRTTFSEFLRKMYNNNKNCSMVGFYSFTKPSLIVIEPQLVKTVLQTNFASFNRNVFQVDPDLDPLVALNPFNLFDEKWQTARKRLTYAFSSMRLKILLESVKPVCVLFENYLNNKLSKTEKVEVELKDLFAKFTAQVVAGAGFGVDGYCFNEEKKNLSFQKIGEVVLEPSLRTKIATMLLFLVPSLNKIFKISFVPKHIDNFFRTLVAELMEQRRKDGKPRNDFLHLMTELEKQEGIKFDVELLTAQAFSFVVDGYETSSIVMSLVGYQLAVHQEIQEKLRKEVMSVFKKYNDEITYEGLKEMTYMDQVLNESQRIIPTAGFQSKICTEEFELRGSDGLVCRVQPSTEIQIPVHGLQHDPRYWNNPEVFDPERFNPENKQNIDRFVFLPFGEGPRICPGMRMALLQIKAGLATLLRKYSLELSPKTKLPLKMIPGVILASPEGGLWVKIRQL; encoded by the coding sequence ATGACTATCATGCTGGTGTCTCTGATTCTCGGAGCGTTCGCAGCTTTGTATTACTATCTGACGCAAAACTACAAGTATTGGCAGAAACGTGGAATTCCGTGCCCGGACGGGGCCTTGCCAGGAATTGGTCATATGCTGCCAGCAATCACTTTAAGAACAACTTTCTctgaatttcttagaaaaatgtacaataacaataaaaattgtagcatGGTGGGATTTTACAGTTTTACAAAACCGTCATTAATAGTTATCGAGCCGCAATTAGTAAAAACAGTGTTGCAAACAAACTTTGCCAGTTTTAACCGAAACGTTTTTCAAGTCGATCCTGACTTGGATCCGCTCGTAGCGCTAAATCCTTTTAACTTGTTCGACGAAAAGTGGCAAACCGCCAGGAAGCGTCTGACTTACGCGTTCTCTAGCATGAGGCTGAAGATTTTACTGGAGAGCGTCAAACCGGTGTGCGTGTTGTTCgagaattatttgaataataaactGAGTAAAACCGAAAAGGTAGAAGTAGAGCTGAAggatttatttgcaaaattcacCGCACAGGTGGTGGCTGGCGCTGGTTTCGGCGTAGACGGATATTGCTTTaacgaagagaaaaagaatctgtcttttcaaaaaatcgGTGAGGTTGTTCTAGAGCCGAGTTTACGGACCAAGATCGCGACCATGTTGCTATTTTTAGTCCCGTcgttaaacaaaatattcaaaataagttttGTGCCGAAgcatattgataatttttttcgcacGTTAGTCGCGGAACTTATGGAGCAGAGAAGAAAGGACGGGAAACCTAGAAAtgattttcttcatttaatgACTGAATTGGAAAAGCAGGAAGGCATTAAATTTGACGTGGAGCTACTAACCGCTCAAGCCTTCTCGTTTGTCGTAGATGGCTATGAGACTTCTAGTATAGTTATGAGCCTTGTTGGCTATCAATTAGCCGTCCATCaagaaattcaagaaaaaCTACGTAAAGAGGTAATGTCtgtgtttaaaaaatacaatgatgAAATCACATACGAAGGCTTGAAAGAGATGACTTATATGGATCAAGTTCTGAACGAATCGCAGAGAATTATACCCACGGCAGGATTTCAGAGCAAGATCTGCACTGAAGAGTTTGAGTTGAGAGGATCCGACGGGCTTGTCTGTCGCGTACAGCCCAGCACTGAAATTCAGATACCCGTTCACGGTTTACAACATGATCCTCGATATTGGAACAATCCTGAGGTATTCGATCCTGAGAGATTCAACCctgaaaataaacaaaacatCGATCGATTCGTCTTTCTTCCTTTCGGCGAAGGTCCACGTATCTGCCCGGGAATGAGAATGGCTCTGCTGCAAATAAAAGCGGGTCTGGCTACATTATTGAGGAAATATAGTTTAGAACTTTCTCCCAAGACAAAACTGCCTTTGAAAATGATCCCCGGAGTTATTTTAGCATCCCCGGAAGGCGGTTTGTGGGTCAAAATCCGACAgctttaa